A section of the Pseudomonas fluorescens genome encodes:
- a CDS encoding FUSC family protein, with product MQPLINYFKIVFNPGLGVLLFALRTVAAGLLTLYLAFIFDLDQPKWSVMAVIIVSQPLGGMALQRSFSQIIGTLVGAAVAVLIMGIFPQAPLPFVITLSLWLAFCTAGGTLLRYTRSHAFVLSGFTAVVVGLLAVPEQDNTLMLAITRLTETLLAVACVCLVSLLTARPEAVARGYFAKVDEVLKLMAAHAAAVIRTEESEADFHQRQMQLLGEISALEGLRRHLYFDAPRLRSANGLVQLLGNQLVLLTSRLTVLRRQRMLIGERWEGALPEDIQQLRADELAFLDELAVAGRSLSTEARKRFTALQKRFDQQAKNAEQHAGPMTGTLRALAWALRWEQARLLHQLEEILELSDAIQDGRRASCAHRQGQSNPLYLDWRLAGMNAARAFTALLASGLIWIETAWDGARAGMILVGILCSLMATFPRPLAASQNYARGFGLSLVVSAVYQFMLVPAIGDVEMLFLILAPLLYVIAVGLASPMTAGIGMGLGLSTFLMVGPQNIGAWQNTASQWFEFAGAYIGACALSLLVYAWVFPFNPARRIQRLYDESRGQVYALLQTSTADSRQFAFESRMVDRLTMMLGLLPAANDQRSNALFEVSLACMALGIALNQLKQQGQENTLLTTATKARLQSVLDQSGRYVAGRSGVDVQALATGLRQLGDELDQLHASALPSGHEQLWSVFRIRVAVLIVASFLERYREFLEPVEEGVPALAD from the coding sequence ATGCAGCCGCTGATCAACTATTTCAAGATAGTGTTCAACCCCGGCCTCGGGGTGTTGCTGTTTGCCTTGCGCACCGTCGCGGCGGGGCTGTTGACGCTGTACCTGGCCTTTATCTTCGACCTGGATCAACCCAAATGGTCGGTGATGGCTGTGATTATCGTCAGCCAGCCCCTGGGCGGCATGGCGTTGCAGCGCAGTTTTTCGCAGATTATCGGCACCCTGGTCGGTGCCGCAGTGGCGGTGTTGATCATGGGGATTTTCCCCCAGGCACCGTTACCCTTCGTGATCACCTTGTCGTTGTGGCTGGCGTTCTGCACCGCCGGCGGCACGCTGTTGCGCTATACCCGGTCCCATGCCTTCGTGCTCAGCGGTTTTACCGCCGTGGTGGTGGGGCTGCTGGCAGTGCCTGAGCAGGACAACACCCTGATGCTGGCGATTACCCGGCTGACTGAGACGCTGCTGGCGGTGGCCTGTGTCTGCCTGGTCAGTCTGCTCACGGCGCGCCCGGAAGCGGTGGCGCGGGGCTATTTTGCCAAGGTCGACGAGGTACTGAAACTGATGGCCGCCCACGCAGCGGCGGTGATTCGTACCGAAGAAAGCGAGGCCGACTTCCACCAGCGCCAGATGCAGTTGTTGGGCGAAATCAGCGCCCTGGAAGGCCTGCGCCGGCACTTGTACTTCGACGCCCCACGGCTGCGCAGTGCCAATGGGCTGGTGCAATTGCTCGGCAACCAATTGGTGCTGCTGACCTCGCGGCTGACCGTGCTGCGCCGCCAGCGCATGCTGATCGGTGAGCGCTGGGAAGGCGCTCTGCCCGAGGATATCCAACAGTTGCGCGCTGATGAATTGGCGTTTCTGGACGAACTGGCAGTGGCCGGGCGTTCATTGTCGACCGAAGCGCGCAAGCGTTTCACCGCGCTGCAAAAGCGCTTTGATCAACAGGCAAAAAATGCCGAGCAGCACGCCGGGCCCATGACCGGGACCTTGCGCGCACTGGCCTGGGCCTTGCGTTGGGAACAGGCGCGCCTGTTGCATCAACTGGAGGAAATCCTCGAACTGAGCGACGCCATCCAGGACGGCCGCCGGGCCAGCTGTGCGCATCGCCAGGGCCAGAGCAACCCGCTGTACCTGGACTGGCGCCTGGCCGGGATGAACGCAGCGCGGGCCTTTACGGCGTTGCTCGCCAGCGGCCTGATCTGGATCGAGACCGCGTGGGACGGCGCCCGGGCCGGGATGATCCTGGTGGGCATCCTCTGTTCGTTGATGGCAACTTTTCCCCGGCCTCTGGCCGCGAGCCAGAATTACGCACGCGGGTTTGGCCTGTCTCTGGTGGTCTCGGCGGTCTATCAGTTCATGCTGGTGCCGGCCATTGGCGATGTAGAAATGCTGTTTCTGATCCTGGCACCGCTGCTGTATGTGATTGCGGTGGGCCTGGCCAGCCCGATGACGGCGGGGATCGGCATGGGCCTGGGCCTGTCGACCTTCCTGATGGTAGGCCCACAGAATATCGGGGCCTGGCAGAACACCGCGAGCCAGTGGTTCGAGTTTGCCGGTGCCTACATTGGCGCCTGTGCCCTGTCGTTGCTGGTGTACGCCTGGGTGTTTCCGTTCAACCCGGCGCGGCGGATCCAGCGCCTGTATGACGAGAGCCGTGGCCAGGTCTACGCGCTGCTCCAGACTTCTACGGCGGACTCGCGCCAGTTCGCCTTTGAAAGCCGGATGGTGGACCGCCTGACCATGATGCTGGGGTTGTTGCCGGCCGCCAACGATCAGCGCTCCAACGCGCTGTTTGAGGTCAGCCTCGCCTGCATGGCCCTGGGGATCGCCCTGAACCAGCTCAAGCAGCAAGGCCAGGAAAATACATTGCTCACAACGGCAACCAAGGCCCGTTTGCAGTCCGTCCTGGATCAGTCCGGACGTTATGTGGCGGGCCGGTCGGGTGTTGACGTGCAGGCCCTGGCCACCGGCTTGCGTCAACTGGGTGACGAGCTGGACCAACTGCACGCGAGCGCGTTGCCCTCAGGGCATGAGCAGCTGTGGTCGGTGTTTCGCATTCGGGTGGCCGTGCTGATCGTGGCTTCGTTCCTGGAGCGCTACCGCGAATTTCTTGAACCCGTGGAAGAAGGAGTGCCGGCCCTTGCCGATTGA
- the ycaC gene encoding isochorismate family cysteine hydrolase YcaC: MSKPYVRLDKENAAVLLVDHQAGLLSLVRDIEPDKFKNNVLALADLAKYFKLPTILTTSFETGPNGPLVPELKALFPDAPYIARPGQINAWDNEDFVKAIKATGKKQLIIAGVVTEVCVAFPALSALAEGYEVFVVTDASGTFNELTQQSAWNRMSANGAQLMTWFGLACELHRDWRNDIEGLGTLFSNHIPDYRNLFTSYNALTEGK, encoded by the coding sequence ATGTCTAAACCTTACGTTCGCTTGGACAAAGAAAACGCAGCCGTCCTGCTGGTTGACCATCAGGCTGGGTTGCTGTCACTGGTCCGCGATATCGAGCCCGACAAATTCAAGAACAACGTACTGGCCCTGGCTGACCTGGCCAAATACTTCAAGCTGCCGACCATCCTGACCACCAGTTTCGAAACCGGCCCCAACGGCCCGCTGGTGCCGGAGCTCAAGGCATTGTTCCCGGACGCGCCCTACATTGCCCGCCCCGGCCAGATCAACGCCTGGGACAACGAAGACTTCGTCAAGGCCATCAAGGCGACCGGCAAGAAACAACTGATCATCGCAGGCGTCGTGACCGAGGTGTGCGTGGCGTTCCCGGCGCTGTCAGCCCTGGCCGAAGGCTATGAAGTGTTTGTGGTGACCGATGCCTCCGGCACTTTCAACGAATTGACCCAGCAATCGGCCTGGAACCGCATGTCGGCCAACGGCGCGCAGTTGATGACCTGGTTTGGCCTGGCGTGTGAGCTGCATCGCGACTGGCGCAACGATATCGAAGGCCTGGGCACCTTGTTTTCCAACCACATCCCGGACTATCGCAACCTGTTCACCAGCTACAACGCGTTGACTGAGGGCAAGTAA
- a CDS encoding isochorismatase family protein, with protein MSASGNAANFNGQKPTIDPTDTAMLLIDHQSGLFQIVKDIDVPQLRANAIALAKAATLLKIPVITTASVPQGPNGPLIPEIHESAPHAQYVARRGEINAWDNPEFRAAVKATGKKTLVIAGTLTSVCLAFPSIAAVHEGYKVFAVVDASGNHSKLATDLTVARLAQAGVVPIDIMGTLSELQGSWNRPDAQEWANVYTQAMPHYQLLIESYIKAQEVANNHEELDSQRK; from the coding sequence ATGAGCGCTTCAGGTAATGCTGCAAACTTCAATGGTCAGAAGCCGACAATTGACCCCACCGACACCGCCATGTTGCTGATCGACCACCAGAGTGGTCTGTTCCAGATCGTCAAGGACATTGACGTTCCTCAATTGCGCGCCAACGCCATTGCCTTGGCCAAGGCGGCAACCCTGTTGAAAATCCCGGTCATCACCACCGCTTCAGTCCCCCAGGGGCCGAACGGTCCGTTGATTCCGGAAATTCACGAATCGGCGCCCCACGCCCAATACGTTGCCCGTCGTGGCGAGATCAACGCCTGGGATAACCCCGAGTTCCGTGCCGCCGTCAAAGCCACGGGCAAGAAGACCCTGGTGATTGCCGGCACCCTGACCAGCGTGTGCCTGGCGTTTCCGTCCATCGCAGCCGTGCATGAAGGCTACAAGGTATTTGCCGTGGTCGACGCGTCGGGCAACCACTCGAAGCTGGCCACCGACCTGACCGTGGCGCGCCTGGCCCAGGCCGGCGTGGTGCCGATCGACATCATGGGCACCCTGTCGGAACTGCAAGGCTCGTGGAACCGTCCGGATGCCCAGGAGTGGGCGAACGTCTACACCCAGGCCATGCCGCACTACCAATTGCTGATCGAGAGCTACATCAAGGCGCAGGAAGTGGCAAACAACCACGAAGAACTAGACTCTCAGCGCAAGTAA
- a CDS encoding LysR substrate-binding domain-containing protein — protein MFDLNELFLYAKVVEHGGFAAAGRALNMPKSTLSRRVSQLEARLGARLIQRSTRQFQVTDIGLAYYRHCVAMTAEAESAEDLIAFNKAEPRGVIRLSCTTALLNYWVAPMLGQFMAQCPSVELNVKSFNRKVDVISEGYDIALNLCFPPLESSDLVMKLLARSPQVLVASPAFLQQHPLPLLPSDLSGLPTISWGNPMLQYVWGLTGPEGVTAEICHTPRLISDDMPTLRSAALQGVGIANLPLAVVRDEIENGRLVSLLPQWRPTEGVISAVFPSRRGLLPSVRTLIDFLAQAFGDQQPCHTAEKPGFDG, from the coding sequence ATGTTCGACCTGAATGAACTTTTCCTCTACGCCAAGGTGGTTGAGCATGGAGGCTTCGCGGCGGCGGGCCGGGCGCTGAACATGCCCAAGTCGACCTTGAGCCGCCGGGTCAGCCAGCTGGAAGCCCGGCTGGGCGCGCGGCTGATACAGCGCTCCACCCGTCAATTCCAGGTCACCGATATTGGCCTGGCGTACTACCGCCACTGTGTGGCGATGACCGCCGAGGCAGAATCTGCCGAAGACCTGATCGCTTTCAACAAAGCGGAGCCGCGCGGAGTGATTCGCCTGAGCTGCACCACCGCACTGCTCAATTACTGGGTGGCGCCGATGCTGGGCCAGTTCATGGCCCAGTGCCCCAGCGTCGAGCTCAACGTGAAGAGTTTCAACCGCAAGGTGGACGTCATCAGCGAAGGCTATGACATCGCCTTGAACCTGTGCTTCCCGCCCCTGGAAAGCAGTGACCTGGTGATGAAGCTGCTCGCCAGAAGCCCCCAGGTCCTGGTGGCGAGCCCGGCGTTTTTGCAGCAGCACCCCTTGCCGCTGCTCCCCAGCGACTTGTCGGGATTACCCACCATCAGTTGGGGCAACCCAATGTTGCAGTACGTGTGGGGGCTGACCGGGCCAGAAGGCGTGACGGCTGAGATCTGCCACACGCCACGGCTGATCAGCGACGACATGCCCACCCTGAGAAGCGCTGCACTCCAGGGGGTGGGCATCGCCAATCTGCCATTGGCCGTGGTCAGGGATGAGATAGAAAACGGCCGCCTGGTCAGCCTGCTCCCGCAATGGCGGCCGACCGAAGGCGTCATCAGCGCGGTTTTCCCTTCAAGGCGCGGGCTATTGCCTTCCGTGCGGACCTTGATCGACTTCCTGGCCCAGGCGTTTGGCGATCAACAGCCCTGCCACACAGCAGAAAAGCCGGGTTTCGATGGCTGA
- a CDS encoding MFS transporter has product MPSVSQAPRSLPEHNQQSVKQQWLAILSVAVGAFALVTSEFLPVGVLNDVASDLGISAGHAGLMVTLPGIMAALAAPLLSVSIGTMDRRYLLIGLTLIMIIANSVVALASDFGLLLFGRVLLGISIGGFWATAIALSGRLAPKGVGVAQATSIIMVGVTLATVLGVPVGTWLSGLMGWRMTFLITALMGIPVLLAQIFLLPRLNPEKAIRISDLPALFINPQARVGLIAVLLIGLAHFAAYTYVAPFFKHSAGFDGPTIGSLLLLFGVAGVMGNIFAGFAANRSVRHTLLLVALMIGTSTALFPHFATGLTGAAMLIALWGFAFGAFPACASIWMFVVAPKDVERGMPLFVALFQVIIALGSFFGGRIVDQLGSSVLLSLATVLVGFGFVTVLVLGRNVSNSLAAQPAIG; this is encoded by the coding sequence ATGCCAAGCGTCAGCCAGGCCCCTCGCAGCCTTCCCGAACATAATCAACAGAGTGTCAAACAGCAGTGGCTGGCGATTCTCTCGGTCGCCGTGGGCGCCTTCGCTCTGGTGACCAGTGAGTTTCTGCCCGTGGGTGTGCTCAACGACGTCGCCAGTGACCTGGGTATCAGTGCCGGCCATGCCGGACTGATGGTTACCCTGCCCGGCATCATGGCCGCCCTCGCCGCGCCTTTGCTGTCGGTCAGCATCGGTACCATGGACCGCCGCTATCTGCTGATCGGCCTGACGCTGATCATGATCATCGCCAACTCGGTGGTGGCGTTGGCCAGCGACTTCGGCCTGTTGCTGTTTGGCCGTGTGCTGCTGGGCATCAGTATCGGCGGTTTCTGGGCGACGGCCATCGCCCTCAGCGGACGACTGGCCCCCAAGGGCGTCGGCGTGGCCCAGGCCACCTCGATCATCATGGTCGGCGTGACCCTGGCCACCGTGCTCGGGGTGCCTGTAGGGACCTGGCTCAGTGGCCTGATGGGCTGGCGCATGACCTTCCTGATCACCGCGCTGATGGGCATACCGGTACTGCTGGCGCAGATCTTCCTGCTGCCGCGACTCAACCCAGAGAAAGCCATCCGTATCAGTGACTTGCCAGCCTTGTTCATCAACCCGCAGGCTCGGGTCGGGTTGATCGCAGTATTGCTGATCGGCCTGGCGCACTTTGCTGCATACACCTACGTTGCGCCCTTCTTCAAACACAGTGCCGGCTTCGATGGGCCGACGATTGGCTCACTGCTGTTGCTGTTCGGCGTGGCTGGGGTCATGGGTAATATTTTTGCCGGTTTCGCCGCCAACCGCAGCGTACGTCACACCTTGTTGCTGGTGGCACTGATGATCGGCACCAGCACCGCCCTGTTCCCCCACTTCGCCACCGGCCTGACCGGCGCAGCGATGCTGATTGCACTCTGGGGGTTCGCCTTCGGCGCCTTCCCGGCCTGCGCCAGTATCTGGATGTTCGTCGTAGCGCCCAAGGATGTCGAACGCGGCATGCCGCTCTTCGTCGCCTTGTTCCAGGTGATCATTGCCTTGGGCTCGTTCTTTGGTGGGCGGATCGTCGACCAGTTGGGCAGCTCGGTGCTGTTGAGTCTGGCCACGGTGCTGGTGGGGTTCGGTTTTGTGACGGTGTTGGTGCTGGGGCGCAATGTCAGTAACAGTCTCGCGGCCCAGCCGGCGATTGGTTGA
- a CDS encoding DUF2931 family protein produces MKSKSLMAVVLLCFSLMACKSQGVPQTYSWSGTVSAPQEYPVEVYRGAIIAEGFTYGFDAIWGTQNTGWGSQGGTMTTALEKKGVPHTLEFTWYSLVERTFYTGQWNLDKQKIKRLLDEGFIDQDTHKKDTYDTFIVGLAPGGRVVLWMSGAGNQKEVGAFEAQATAITKESAYSNAQYMFKDGYADRMLNDPSYKTFTAHTRQKIQAQGYPAPGIYSTYREKYRWRPVVVLQEGEWIDFGFRAYNGEQENIFGKKLLDNAYETRAIPAFCGFYWRVGDGRYGVWVDAFDEKEIFDLFQKLGKQKDIDLVVRVDAQNTRVSLSLRSGAQEFPLGKATVRLSRKIE; encoded by the coding sequence GTGAAATCAAAAAGCCTGATGGCTGTTGTTTTGTTGTGTTTTTCCTTGATGGCCTGCAAGAGCCAAGGCGTGCCGCAGACTTATAGCTGGTCGGGAACGGTGTCCGCACCCCAGGAATATCCTGTGGAGGTTTACCGTGGCGCCATAATCGCAGAGGGTTTTACCTACGGTTTTGATGCGATCTGGGGCACGCAGAATACCGGCTGGGGTAGTCAGGGCGGAACGATGACCACGGCGCTCGAAAAAAAGGGAGTGCCCCATACGTTGGAATTTACGTGGTACTCGCTGGTGGAGAGAACGTTCTATACCGGTCAATGGAACTTGGATAAACAGAAGATAAAGCGCCTCCTGGATGAGGGCTTTATCGATCAAGACACCCATAAAAAAGACACCTATGACACTTTTATAGTAGGGCTGGCGCCAGGGGGCAGGGTGGTGCTGTGGATGAGTGGTGCGGGCAACCAGAAGGAAGTGGGCGCCTTTGAGGCGCAGGCTACCGCCATTACCAAGGAAAGCGCCTACAGCAATGCCCAATACATGTTTAAAGACGGCTATGCAGACCGGATGCTCAACGACCCGTCCTATAAGACATTCACTGCGCATACCCGGCAAAAAATACAAGCCCAGGGCTATCCTGCGCCAGGGATCTACAGCACCTACCGGGAAAAATACCGCTGGAGGCCTGTCGTTGTTCTGCAAGAAGGCGAATGGATAGATTTCGGATTCCGCGCTTACAACGGTGAGCAGGAAAACATATTCGGCAAAAAGCTCCTGGATAATGCTTATGAAACAAGGGCCATTCCAGCGTTCTGTGGTTTCTATTGGCGAGTGGGCGATGGCCGCTATGGCGTATGGGTTGACGCTTTTGATGAAAAAGAGATCTTTGATCTTTTCCAGAAACTGGGCAAACAAAAAGATATAGACCTGGTGGTGAGAGTTGACGCGCAAAACACCAGGGTTTCCTTGTCGTTAAGGTCGGGAGCGCAAGAGTTTCCCCTCGGTAAAGCAACAGTCAGGCTCTCTCGTAAAATCGAGTAG
- a CDS encoding DUF3772 domain-containing protein, whose translation MQRIYRGVICQVLLAMVLSVGLAGWADAAATPVAGEVVDSLPLLTDDADLKQLSQQLELIRQSVPVSTSDEKLAEFRQGALQVQQRTEALLTVRAVEMERLDDQLKVLGPAQPGEAQSLTEQRDALTRKKNDLLEDEQQAKQLSQTSRDLAAQIVNLRRNLFNSQVTSRTDTPFSPSFWSTLIRPTAEDLQRLDNLKAEGIVALKSAVSPERRWAFFSTLLAAVLIWSFGRRLLERLLTWAMIRWLPEGRLRRSTLAVAVGFSSILTIMGAVSLMRWGLESNAVLSENLARLSDHLVTLAMFCAFIAGLGRALLMLPRPSWRLPAIADEIASALGPFPAILAVALMLVATEERINNVTGASLALTVALNGLTALTTALIFIAALLRVRHVRKKLELDRPSGIAGMLPFIASIWVAVIVLTLFTGYLSLAYFLTVKLLWVSVVAATAYLLIAFYGDVCETLLSPKQPSGLALANALGLSPRHQAQACTVLAGVGRTLLLLTAVMVAFLPAGSSPSELLQGFTQLGESSKTLGNLHIIPQDILVALLMFVVGLFAVRTLKRWLSERLLPETNMDAGMRASLVTLVGYLGFVLLSLLVMSTLRINLTSLTWVVSALSVGIGFGLQAIVQNFISGLILLTERPVKVGDWVSLGGVEGDIRRINVRATEIQMSDRSTVIVPNSQFISQNVRNVTMGNALGVVGITLTLPLDTDVLKVRELLMQSFTEHEAILDTPAPSVTFKDLARDGLIIGVSGYVNSPRSVSGTRSDLLFILLARLQEMGITLSSPQSMVLIPGEGGAVSGDTPAGQ comes from the coding sequence ATGCAGCGAATCTACAGAGGCGTCATCTGCCAGGTCTTGCTGGCCATGGTTTTGTCTGTTGGTCTTGCGGGATGGGCAGATGCGGCAGCAACGCCGGTGGCCGGCGAGGTTGTCGACAGTTTGCCGCTGTTGACGGACGACGCCGACCTCAAGCAGCTCAGCCAGCAGCTTGAGTTGATTCGCCAGAGTGTCCCTGTCAGCACCAGTGACGAAAAGCTGGCTGAGTTTCGACAGGGCGCATTGCAGGTGCAGCAGCGCACTGAGGCATTGCTCACGGTACGCGCCGTGGAGATGGAGCGTCTTGACGATCAACTGAAGGTATTGGGCCCAGCCCAGCCTGGAGAAGCGCAGAGCCTCACCGAGCAGCGCGATGCCCTGACCCGCAAAAAGAACGACCTGCTTGAAGATGAGCAGCAGGCCAAACAATTGAGTCAGACGAGTCGCGACCTTGCCGCGCAGATCGTCAACCTGCGGCGCAATCTGTTTAATTCCCAGGTTACTTCCCGTACCGATACGCCCTTTAGCCCCTCGTTCTGGTCGACCCTGATCCGCCCCACCGCAGAAGACCTGCAGCGCCTGGACAACCTCAAGGCCGAAGGCATCGTCGCCCTCAAGAGCGCGGTCAGCCCCGAGCGTCGGTGGGCATTCTTCAGCACGCTGCTGGCGGCGGTGTTGATCTGGAGTTTTGGCCGGCGACTGCTTGAGCGCCTGCTTACCTGGGCGATGATTCGCTGGCTGCCGGAGGGTCGCCTGCGGCGCAGTACGCTGGCAGTGGCGGTGGGGTTCTCGTCGATCCTGACGATCATGGGCGCTGTCTCGTTGATGCGCTGGGGGTTGGAAAGCAACGCCGTCTTGAGTGAAAACCTGGCGCGGCTGTCTGATCATCTGGTCACCCTGGCCATGTTCTGTGCGTTTATTGCAGGCCTTGGACGTGCCTTGCTGATGCTGCCGCGGCCATCCTGGCGGTTGCCGGCCATTGCCGATGAAATCGCCAGTGCCCTTGGACCTTTCCCGGCGATTCTGGCAGTGGCGCTGATGCTGGTGGCCACCGAGGAGCGCATCAACAATGTCACCGGCGCCAGCCTGGCGTTGACGGTGGCGCTCAATGGCCTGACGGCACTGACCACGGCGCTGATCTTCATCGCCGCGTTGCTGCGCGTGCGCCACGTGCGTAAAAAACTTGAGCTGGACCGCCCGAGCGGGATCGCCGGTATGCTGCCCTTTATTGCGTCGATCTGGGTGGCGGTGATTGTCCTCACGCTGTTCACCGGGTATCTGTCCCTGGCCTACTTCCTGACCGTCAAGTTGCTGTGGGTCAGCGTCGTGGCAGCGACGGCCTATCTGCTTATCGCCTTTTACGGCGACGTCTGCGAAACCCTGCTCTCACCCAAGCAGCCCAGCGGCCTGGCCCTGGCCAACGCGCTGGGGCTGTCGCCACGGCACCAGGCCCAGGCTTGTACGGTGCTGGCTGGCGTCGGCCGCACATTGCTGCTGCTCACCGCTGTGATGGTGGCCTTCCTTCCCGCAGGTTCGAGCCCCAGCGAGCTGCTCCAGGGCTTCACTCAACTGGGAGAGTCCAGCAAGACCCTGGGCAACCTGCATATCATTCCCCAGGATATCCTCGTTGCGCTGCTGATGTTTGTCGTTGGGTTGTTCGCCGTGCGCACCTTGAAGCGTTGGCTGAGCGAGCGGCTGTTGCCGGAAACCAACATGGACGCCGGTATGCGCGCTTCCCTGGTCACCCTGGTGGGCTACCTCGGCTTCGTGCTGTTGAGCCTGTTGGTGATGTCGACCCTGCGGATCAACCTGACCAGTCTGACCTGGGTCGTCAGTGCCCTGTCGGTGGGGATCGGGTTTGGCTTGCAGGCCATCGTGCAGAACTTCATTTCCGGATTGATCCTGCTGACGGAACGGCCGGTGAAGGTCGGCGATTGGGTCAGCCTGGGGGGTGTCGAGGGCGATATTCGGCGGATCAACGTCAGGGCGACCGAGATCCAGATGTCCGATCGCTCGACGGTGATCGTGCCGAACTCACAGTTCATCTCGCAGAATGTGCGCAACGTCACCATGGGCAACGCGCTGGGCGTGGTGGGGATCACCCTTACATTGCCGCTGGACACTGATGTACTGAAAGTTCGCGAACTGCTGATGCAATCGTTCACCGAGCACGAAGCGATTCTCGACACCCCCGCACCTTCGGTCACCTTCAAGGACCTGGCCCGGGACGGCCTGATCATTGGTGTCAGCGGCTACGTCAACAGCCCGCGCTCGGTGTCCGGTACCCGCAGCGACCTGCTGTTCATCCTGCTCGCCCGCCTTCAGGAAATGGGTATTACATTGTCTTCGCCCCAAAGCATGGTATTGATTCCGGGAGAGGGGGGCGCGGTGAGTGGCGATACTCCTGCTGGGCAATGA
- a CDS encoding hydrogenase maturation protein translates to MRSLKIMLLSSAFNGLTQRAWLDLRQSGHEPSVVLFTDEATVCRQIEASAADLVICPFLKDRVPQQLWNNPQRPVVIIHPGIVGDRGASALDWAITQQVRRWGVTALQAVEEMDAGPIWSTCEFDMPADVRKSELYNGPVSDAAIYCIRDVVEKFASGFVPTPLDYTQPDIIGRLQPNMKQVDRAFSWHDCARFIKRSIDAADGQPGVLASLAGGQYYLYDAHLDSRRGTPGDILAVQDDAVLVAAGDHSVWVGSLKRKAQPGDETFKLPARHVLAEQLADVPVLEGSIANQGVDVTDYQPVRYRESGHVGELTFEFYNGAMSTEQCQRLVAALRWAKARDTQVLLIRGGRGSFSNGVHLNVIQAAPVPGLEAWANIQAIDDVCQELLTARQLVISGVTGSAGAGGVMLALAADLVFARAGVVLNPHYKTMGLYGSEYWTYSLPRAVGSAIAHKLIEECLPISVFQARQWGMVQDIGPRCPHAFGSWLLQQASSALTDEKYARQRARKTNLSLEQIERCRANELAQMQLDMVENRQQFAHKCRNFVFKRKACQTPQRLMAPWALALTTTLVD, encoded by the coding sequence ATGCGTTCATTGAAGATCATGTTGTTGTCATCGGCGTTCAACGGTTTGACCCAGCGCGCCTGGCTGGACCTGCGCCAGTCGGGGCACGAGCCCAGTGTGGTGTTGTTCACCGATGAAGCTACGGTTTGCCGGCAGATCGAAGCGTCGGCGGCAGATCTGGTGATCTGCCCGTTTCTCAAGGACCGTGTGCCGCAGCAACTGTGGAACAATCCGCAGCGCCCGGTGGTGATCATTCATCCGGGGATCGTCGGTGACCGTGGCGCCAGTGCACTGGACTGGGCCATCACCCAGCAGGTCCGGCGCTGGGGCGTCACGGCCTTGCAGGCGGTGGAGGAAATGGACGCCGGCCCGATCTGGTCGACCTGTGAGTTCGACATGCCCGCCGATGTGCGCAAGTCCGAACTGTACAACGGCCCGGTGAGTGATGCGGCGATCTATTGCATTCGCGATGTGGTGGAAAAATTCGCCAGCGGCTTCGTGCCGACGCCACTCGACTACACGCAGCCTGACATCATCGGGCGTTTGCAACCGAACATGAAGCAGGTCGACCGTGCCTTCAGCTGGCACGATTGCGCCCGCTTCATCAAGCGCAGTATCGATGCCGCCGACGGCCAGCCTGGTGTACTGGCAAGTCTCGCCGGCGGGCAGTACTACCTGTACGACGCGCACCTGGATTCGCGTCGCGGTACACCGGGGGACATTCTCGCGGTACAGGATGACGCGGTATTGGTCGCGGCCGGCGATCACAGCGTGTGGGTCGGTTCGCTCAAGCGCAAGGCCCAGCCGGGGGATGAAACCTTCAAGTTGCCGGCCCGTCATGTACTGGCTGAACAACTGGCTGATGTGCCCGTGCTGGAGGGTTCGATTGCCAACCAAGGGGTTGATGTGACGGACTATCAGCCGGTTCGCTATCGAGAGTCCGGTCACGTTGGCGAGCTGACTTTCGAGTTCTACAACGGAGCCATGAGCACTGAGCAGTGCCAGCGGCTGGTCGCAGCGCTGCGCTGGGCCAAGGCTCGGGACACTCAAGTGTTGCTGATCAGGGGCGGGCGCGGGAGCTTTTCCAATGGCGTGCACCTCAATGTGATTCAGGCAGCCCCGGTGCCGGGGCTGGAAGCCTGGGCCAACATCCAGGCTATCGACGATGTCTGTCAGGAGCTGCTGACGGCCCGGCAACTGGTGATCAGTGGCGTGACCGGCAGCGCCGGAGCCGGCGGTGTGATGTTGGCGCTGGCGGCGGACCTGGTGTTCGCCCGGGCGGGTGTGGTGCTCAACCCCCATTACAAGACCATGGGCTTGTATGGTTCCGAATACTGGACCTACAGCCTGCCCCGCGCAGTCGGCAGCGCAATCGCACACAAGCTCATCGAAGAATGCCTGCCGATCAGCGTCTTTCAGGCTCGCCAATGGGGGATGGTCCAGGACATTGGCCCACGTTGCCCACACGCATTCGGCTCATGGCTGTTGCAACAGGCGAGCAGCGCGCTGACGGATGAAAAGTACGCCCGGCAACGTGCGCGTAAAACCAACTTGAGCCTTGAACAGATTGAACGCTGCCGCGCAAACGAGCTGGCACAGATGCAGTTGGACATGGTGGAAAACCGCCAACAGTTTGCGCACAAGTGCCGCAACTTTGTGTTCAAGCGCAAAGCCTGCCAGACCCCGCAGCGCCTGATGGCACCGTGGGCATTGGCGCTCACGACCACGTTGGTTGATTGA